A portion of the Caenorhabditis elegans chromosome III genome contains these proteins:
- the myo-6 gene encoding Myosin_tail_1 domain-containing protein (Confirmed by transcript evidence) encodes MKSNAEIEALEKKCKELEENHKREEEARKKYADELRAKIDQYEETKAAHERDRMLLDKRNKEIEELNRNLKAESESNYENAKKASELERLREKEKKEWDEKERRMQMEAENEANQHKTQTEKLKDQISTLQTDFEKVSAQRKAQEQMNAELVDEVASFKQKAERAEEQKKKLVEDLDSLDDKLAAEKRANNEHVKHNKKLEGQLKATQTQLTLALKEKHEFDVDCKRRESEIGELKLKAQGDANLISKLQAMLRKCISRIEELEEDLLEERKLRMKAERQFNELRSEYEVLQEQMAEASGQLTAEAHINKVRAEEVSNLRRDLQKRNLNHEAYISDLCNMQYATVNNLRNLSQQSATLESEALRILDHRRALSKQPLPRVYVEDPDSDSD; translated from the exons ATGAAGTCGAACGCCGAAATTGAAGCTCTTGAGAAGAAGTGCAAGGAATTGGAGGAAAACCACAAGAGAGAGGAAGAGGCTAGAAAGAAATATGCCGATGAGCTCAG AGCCAAAATCGATCAATACGAGGAGACAAAAGCTGCTCATGAGCGTGACCGTATGCTTTTAGACAAGCGTAACAAAGAAATCGAAGAGCTGAACCGAAACCTCAAAGCCGAATCCGAATCGAATTATGAGAATGCCAAAAAGGCATCTGAACTCGAGAGATTGAGAGAGAAGGAGAAAAAGGAGTGGGAtgagaaagagagaagaaTGCAGATGGAGGCTGAAAATGAGGCGAATCAACATAAGActcaaactgaaaaactcaAGGATCAAATATCGACATTGCAAACTGATTTTGAGAAGGTGTCAGCTCAAAGAAAGGCTCAA gaacaAATGAATGCTGAACTTGTTGATGAAGTTGCATCGTTCAAGCAGAAAGCCGAACGCGCTGAGGAACAAAAGAAGAAGCTCGTCGAGGATTTGGACAGCTTGGATGATAAGTTGGCGGCCGAGAAAAGAGCTAACAATGAGCATGTTAAGC ACAACAAGAAGCTCGAGGGACAACTCAAGGCCACTCAGACTCAGCTGACATTGGCTCTCAAGGAGAAACATGAATTTGATGTGGATTGCAAGAG aCGTGAATCTGAAATTGGAGAGCTGAAGCTTAAAGCACAAGGAGACGCGAATTTGATCTCGAAGCTTCAGGCAATGCTCCGCAAATGTATTTCTCGAATCGAAGAACTTGAAGAGGACTTGTTGGAGGAACGTAAACTCCGAATGAAGGCAGAACGACAGTTCAATGAGCTCCGTTCTGAATACGAAGTTCTCCAAGAGCAAATGGCTGAAGCTAGTGGACAACTTACGGCGGAAGCTCATATCAACAAAGTTCGCGCTGAGGAAGTGTCGAACCTTCGACGAGATTTAcagaaaagaaatttgaatcatGAAGCTTATATTTCGGATCTATGCAATATGCAATATGCAACTGTCaacaatttgagaaatttgtcCCAGCAA TCCGCAACTCTGGAATCTGAAGCTCTTCGTATTTTGGATCACCGCCGTGCCCTCAGCAAGCAACCACTTCCGAGAGTTTACGTCGAGGATCCGGATAGTGATTCGGActaa
- the exo-1 gene encoding Exonuclease 1 (Confirmed by transcript evidence) — MGISGLLPFVKNACRKGNILELRGKSVAIDVSCLLHRGLTGCMDKIHMGEETQSYVNYVNKYVKELLGMGCHVVMVFDGRPLPAKKGTNEERRELREKRKEHAEMLLAKGLEREARDTYRLATSISADIVENTIQYFRSMTNVDIVVAPYEADAQLAYLVQEKLVDAVITEDSDLIVFGCEMIYFKWQSATGECSVYEKCNLKNCFTGELGGDKFDFVKFRRICILSGCDYLQAGLPGVGLSTAAKFFSMTSIKDLRTLLRKVPSYLKNPKLKEHVNDEFIRNFEKAENTFKHQIVFDPRERCQKPLTPYPKEVLMTGVDDLEEVIDLDSPKKTAPSSKSFAYAGTASTQRIAIRLALGNPENKSSIDDQFLLVQPTPEWSVWGLRYESKGSTLDKISKQKELEATQCGGAFKLDSPSVKRVKVASKTTPNDDEDDIVKQFMADIEKEKKAIKKRKNAPQVDYNADVLLKKYAEPPPEKRQKILEVIDDDFSEFFQEKVKENTKESVAEEKVENSNEELKPPPILRKAVSTPDSARKTHKFQSPLLNHQNSAPPSLPDRKPAQTSKYFSKPTSENGVPKTKNPFRCPAFVKPTQKVEEKIEKTTILAALEENSVPMPSSNTTYRFVGFKSAGLRRKSKQ, encoded by the exons ATGGGAATTTCGGGTCTATTACCGTTTGTAAAAAATGCTTGTCGAAAA GGAAATATTTTGGAGTTGCGAGGAAAGTCGGTCGCAATCGATGTGAGTTGCCTTTTACATCGTGGATTGACTGGGTGTATGGATAAAATTCATATGGGAGAAGAAACTCAAAGTTATGTAAATTATGTTAACAAATATGTCAAAGAGCTTCTCGGAATGGGATGTCACGTTGTTATGGTATTCGATGGACGTCCGTTGCCGGCGAAAAAG GGCACAAATGAGGAGCGTCGTGAGCTGCGTGAAAAACGAAAGGAGCACGCTGAAATGCTCCTGGCAAAAGGATTGGAACGAGAAGCCCGTGATACATATCGATTGGCCACTAGCATTTCTGCAGATATTGTCGAAAATACCATTCAATATTTTCGAAGTATGACAAATGTCGATATTGTTGTGGCTCCCTATGAAGCAGATGCTCAGCTGGCGTACCTTGTGCAGGAGAAACTTGTCGATGCAGTTATCACTGAGGATTCTGATCTGATTGTTTTTGGATGTGAAatgatttatttcaaatgGCAATCTGCGACTGGAGAGTGCAGTGTTTATGAGAAGtgcaatctgaaaaattgcttcaCTGGAGAGCTTGGTGGGGATAAATTCGATTTCGTTAAATTTCGACGAATCTGTATTTTATCAGGATGTGATTATTTGCAG gCAGGTCTACCAGGCGTCGGGTTGAGCACAGCTGCCAAATTTTTCTCCATGACATCAATCAAGGATCTCAGAACTTTGCTCCGAAAAGTTCCATCATACCTGAAAAATCCTAAGCTCAAGGAGCACGTGAACGATGAATtcattcgaaatttcgaaaaggcGGAAAATACATTCAAACATCAAATTGTATTTGATCCTAGAGAACGGTGCCAGAAGCCGTTGACACCGTACCCAAAAGAAGTTTTGATGACTGGAGTCGACGATCTGGAGGAGGTTATAGACTTGGAT TCACCAAAGAAGACGGCTCCAAGCTCCAAAAGTTTCGCGTATGCAGGAACAGCTTCTACTCAGCGAATCGCTATTCGGTTAGCGCTAGGAAATCCG gaaaacaaGAGCTCAATCGACGATCAGTTTCTTCTAGTTCAGCCAACCCCGGAATGGAGTGTCTGGGGATTACG ATATGAAAGCAAAGGAAGCACACTAGACAAGATCAGCAAACAGAAAGAGTTAGAAGCTACGCAATGTGGTGGAGCTTTCAAG ctcgATTCGCCGTCTGTGAAGCGTGTCAAAGTTGCTTCGAAAACTACCCCAAACGATGACGAAGATGACATTGTGAAGCAATTCATGGCAGAtatcgaaaaagaaaagaaggctatcaaaaaacggaaaaatgcGCCTCAAGTGGACTATAATGCTGATGTTCTTCTCAAAAAGTATGCAGAACCACCACCGGAGAAGAGACAAAAGATTCTGGAAGTAATCGATGATGAtttctcggaattttttcaagaaaaagtgaaagaaaaTACCAAGGAAAGTGTTGCcgaggaaaaagttgaaaatagcAACGAAGAGCTGAAGCCTCCTCCGATTCTTCGAAAAGCGGTTTCAACTCCTGATTCGGCaagaaaaactcacaaatttcAATCGCCGCTTCTCAATCATCAAAATTCGGCTCCTCCGTCGTTGCCGGATAGAAAACCTGCACAAACTTCCAAGTATTTCTCTAAACCAACTTCAGAAAATGG agTTCCCAAAACGAAAAATCCATTCCGATGTCCTGCATTTGTCAAACCAAcgcaaaaagttgaagaaaaaatcgagaaaactaCGATTCTCGCTGCATTGGAAGAGAACAGTGTTCCGATGCCTAGTTCAAATACCACATATCGATTTGTTGGCTTTAAATCCGCAGGACTCCGTAGAAAATCGaagcaataa
- the cope-1 gene encoding Coatomer subunit epsilon (Confirmed by transcript evidence), producing MADKLFSIRNYFFLGSYQSCIGEALKFSSKNEEEKQEKDVYLYRSYIAQGQAFIPLKEIPAATKSADLAAVRRYAEFRNNPAAKKKILAEVQEEVASRNIKSEIAAVLAATILNEADLSQDAFRAVSRFEGLEARASKVFILIKMNKRKLAIGEVKKMNQIDEDATLSQLANALVTSFGASGKVKDALYIYSEMSDKYGRTTDLEMHQAVVSILTQDYAAAEELLESALERDNKDADVLINSIVSAQLNEKDDDVVERFISQLKHEHPNHPWVIDFNEKEAEFDRVASDSRA from the exons atggctgaCAAGTTGTTCTCGATTCGCAATTATTTCTTTCTCGGAAGTTATCAGTCTTGTATTGGAGAGGCTTTG aagtTCTCATCGAAAAACGAAGAGGAAAAGCAGGAGAAGGATGTTTATTTGTACAGATCGTATATTGCACAAGGACAAGCTTTTATTCCATTGAAAGAG atCCCAGCCGCCACGAAGTCTGCTGATTTAGCTGCTGTTCGCAGGTACGCCGAATTCCGCAACAATCCAGCTGCCAAGAAGAAGATTCTGGCTGAAGTTCAAGAAGAAGTTGCCTCAAGAAACATTAAATCAGAAATCGCAGCTGTTCTTGCCGCTACTATTCTCAATGAAGCTGAT CTCTCCCAAGACGCATTCCGTGCAGTTTCCCGTTTCGAAGGTCTCGAGGCTCGTGCCTCCAAGGTGTTTATTCTCATTAAAATGAACAAGCGGAAGCTTGCAATTGGTGAAGTGAAGAAAATGAATCAAATCGACGAGGACGCTACTCTTTCTCAACTCGCAAATGCTCTCGTCACCTCGTTCGGTGCATCTGGAAAAGTAAAAGATGCTCTTTACATTTACAGCGAAATGTCTGATAAATACGGAAGAACTACTGATTTGGAGATGCATCAAGCTGTTGTTAGTATTTTGACTCAAGACTATGCTGCTGCAGAGGAGCTTTTGGAG agtgcTCTGGAAAGAGATAACAAAGATGCTGATGTGCTCATCAACTCAATCGTTTCCGCCCAGCTCAACGAAAAAGATGACGAT gtcgTCGAACGTTTCATCTCTCAGCTGAAGCATGAGCATCCAAATCATCCATGGGTTATCGATTTCAATGAGAAGGAAGCCGAATTCGATAGAGTCGCCAGCGATTCCAGAGCCTAA
- the bli-5 gene encoding Kunitz-type protein bli-5 (Confirmed by transcript evidence): protein MVSIHNSFILLMLMISICFCEKCLTNEECDLKWPDAICVRGRCRCSENTIRKKSASREWVCLATNDATGNSGPPLTCPTPEGAGYQVMYRKDGEPVKCSSKKKPDTCPEGFECIQGLSILGALDGVCCPDRAKTCVHPIFDHPDDGYLSRWGFDGEQCIEFKWNPERPSSANNFKTRAHCEDYCIGSINGITNYHQSNFHLF from the exons ATGGTATCTATCCATAATTCATTCATCTTATTGATGTTAATGatatcaatttgtttttgtgaG AAATGCCTGACCAATGAAGAATGCGATTTGAAATGGCCAGACGCAATATGTGTTCGTGGAAGATGCCGTTGTTCTGAGAATACAATTCGAAAGAAAAGTGCATCAAGAGAATGGGTTTGTTTGGCAACTAATGATGCAA CCGGCAACTCGGGTCCTCCATTGACATGTCCAACTCCGGAAGGAGCTGGATACCAAGTAATGTACCGAAAAGATGGAGAACCGGTGAAATGTTCGAGTAAAAAGAAGCCAGATACGTGTCCAGAAGGATTTGAATGTATTCAGGGATTATCAATTCTTGGAGCATTGGATGGAGTTTGTTGTCCTGATAGAG ccaaaacaTGCGTCCACCCAATATTCGATCATCCGGATGATGGATATCTGTCTAGATGGGGATTCGATGGTGAACAATGTATTGAATTCAAATGGAATCCCGAAAGGCCGTCATCggcaaacaatttcaaaactcgCGCACATTGTGAGGATTACTGTATCGGTTCGATAAATGGAATTACTAATTATCATCAGTCCAACTTTCATCTTTTCTGA